A DNA window from Hyphomicrobiales bacterium contains the following coding sequences:
- a CDS encoding cobyric acid synthase — MSALMVQGTGSDVGKSLIVAGLCRAYKNRGLTVRPFKPQNMSNNAAVTADGGEIGRAQALQALAACVEPSVHMNPVLLKPETNTGSQVIVHGKRAATMSAREYFKTREQFMPAILDSFERMKATADLVLVEGAGSPAEVNLRKADLANMGFAHAADLPVMLVGDIHRGGVIASLVGTKAVLDEADNQRIKAFLINNFHGDVSLFDEGIKIVEEATGWFSAGVVPHFAAARNLPAEDALALDNVSNDKGQMKIAVPRLARIANFDDLDPLRLEEGVAVIFVQAGEPIPADADLVLLPGSKSTMADMAFFNEQGWDIDLKAHVRRGGRVLGLCGGYQMLGKKIHDPDGIEGASGSIDGLGLLDIETILTPKKSLENRVAKHLASGEMMDGFEMHLGESDGPAHARPFAEIEGRPEGAVARDGQIAGTYLHGIFSSDDFRKSYLASFGLQTADLSYNSLIDETLNQLADHMETHVDLDRLYEIAKGNG; from the coding sequence GCTGATTGTTGCAGGGCTTTGCCGCGCGTATAAAAATCGTGGTCTAACCGTGCGCCCGTTTAAACCACAGAACATGTCGAACAATGCAGCTGTAACAGCGGATGGTGGTGAGATTGGACGCGCTCAAGCGCTTCAGGCTTTGGCGGCTTGTGTCGAGCCGTCCGTTCATATGAACCCCGTTTTGCTAAAACCTGAGACAAATACCGGTAGCCAGGTAATTGTGCACGGCAAGCGGGCTGCGACTATGAGTGCTCGGGAATATTTCAAAACCCGTGAGCAATTTATGCCAGCAATCCTCGATAGCTTCGAGCGGATGAAGGCGACCGCAGACCTCGTGCTAGTGGAAGGGGCGGGCAGTCCTGCGGAGGTTAATCTTCGAAAGGCAGACCTTGCCAATATGGGGTTTGCCCATGCTGCCGATTTGCCTGTGATGCTGGTCGGCGATATTCATCGCGGCGGAGTGATCGCCTCACTTGTTGGGACTAAGGCGGTTTTGGATGAGGCTGATAATCAGCGGATCAAAGCCTTCCTCATCAATAATTTTCATGGCGATGTGTCGTTGTTTGATGAAGGCATAAAGATTGTTGAAGAAGCGACGGGTTGGTTTTCAGCTGGTGTCGTTCCACATTTTGCGGCTGCTCGAAACCTTCCAGCTGAAGATGCTTTGGCGCTTGATAATGTTTCGAACGACAAAGGACAGATGAAGATCGCAGTCCCGCGCCTTGCCCGTATTGCCAATTTTGATGACCTTGATCCGCTTCGGCTTGAAGAGGGTGTTGCCGTTATTTTTGTACAAGCGGGCGAGCCCATTCCAGCCGATGCTGATTTGGTTTTGTTACCCGGTTCAAAATCGACGATGGCCGATATGGCTTTTTTCAATGAACAGGGTTGGGACATTGATCTCAAGGCCCATGTCAGGCGTGGTGGTCGCGTGCTCGGTCTTTGTGGTGGCTATCAAATGCTGGGTAAAAAAATTCATGACCCTGATGGCATCGAGGGGGCAAGTGGCAGCATTGATGGGCTTGGTCTGCTTGATATTGAGACAATTTTAACGCCGAAAAAATCACTTGAAAACCGCGTGGCAAAACATCTTGCCAGTGGTGAGATGATGGATGGCTTTGAGATGCATTTAGGTGAAAGCGATGGACCTGCGCACGCGCGCCCCTTTGCTGAGATTGAGGGGCGACCAGAAGGGGCTGTTGCACGGGACGGGCAAATTGCCGGAACCTATTTGCACGGTATTTTCTCAAGCGATGATTTCAGAAAATCCTATCTCGCATCATTTGGACTTCAAACCGCTGATCTCTCCTACAATTCATTGATTGATGAAACGCTCAATCAGTTGGCCGATCACATGGAAACTCATGTTGATTTAGACCGTCTTTATGAAATTGCAAAAGGGAATGGCTAA